The Cucurbita pepo subsp. pepo cultivar mu-cu-16 chromosome LG05, ASM280686v2, whole genome shotgun sequence nucleotide sequence CAGTTTCAGAGTGGCAGTAGTGACTTAAACATGCCATTTGTTGGTCCACATAATGTTATGCCTTCCCCAGACAAACCCacaacacaaaataaataaaataaactcatataattataccaaaaataatttattatttaatttcttttagtcCAAATGTTATAacctaattaatatttgtttcttttagttttttaaaatattaaaaaaaaaaaaattaatcccaTCTTAtacgaacacaactctccataatggtatgatattatccactttgagcataagctctcacgtGCTTTGCTTTGAACtcccccaaaagacctcattcTAATGGtgatagtatttctcacttataaactcataatcattccctaaattagcggactttcattcaacaataacaaggcaaaaaaaaaaaataataaataaatggttaaaagtatgtaattaattaataaaaattaaataaaaaacattgcGTATTgaggattttaattttatctaaaaataataattggttGGATGTCTGGATCTTTGCAATTATTTGCACGCTCTTCAACCATAAGGGAATGGCGAAGCACGTGACAAGCACGTGGTTCATTTTTGGCTACTACAAGAGGTCCCCTATTGTTCCTTAAATTTACGGTCCCAACTTGCAATTTCGGATCAATCCACTTTATGAACATTTATTGTGTCACCTAACATTGTCTTTCAGGTTACATCATTTCACGAAGCCACTTGAAGCAGTTATCCGCTCGGTCGATGATTATGTATGTGTTACGTGATAGCTCACTTAAGCATCTAAATTTATGAACGGTGAGAAGCTGACATCATGCCTCCTCTTATAATACGTTTCaagacattttttatttgacgCTCGTCaatgttaaaataaagaaagatcATATGTTGACGTGAAATTTGACTGTTTGCATCTCACATTTATATGCACTTAGTATCATATCCGCTTGTTCAAGTTCACGATATAACTCAAtacttcaagtttttttttttttttttgtctttaaaattaaatttttgtttaacaaCGCTCGGTTTGGAAATATGATACTTGAAAGATAGTGACTTCGAACAAAAATTCATTActgttttttctctctctctcttcacgTACTCAGTAAATATTGGTCTGAACAGCTTTTATATAAACATCCAGTTAGGCATAGATTGTTTTGTTAGGATCAATACTAGTTGTTACCTCTGAGACCAATTGTTATGATCGGTACACACTCGGTCAAGATGAATACAAAGAACATGAAAGAGATAATACAAAGAGGAacattggctaaaggttttataaTCGATGAGTTCAGGTATGTACATTTTTAACACCGCCTAATCTGGTATAtatgatttgaatttattaaatatagcttccaaaatttcaaaatttaaaccgAAAGAtataatctaacaaatatatctctatcaaatctttaccaaatatatacCGTATATATCTcttttccaaatatatatctctaccatATTTTTAACGAAATATCTTTCAATTATATCTCTACCAGATTTAGgtatcaggctccatatcccATATCCCAACATGCTTGTCCTCTGTGTGTACTGTAGGATGACCGAAATTTGCTCGAGAGTGAGGAAGAGAAAAGTTGACTAAGTCAAAGgctgaagaagagaaaagttgACTAAGTCAAAGGCACGACTACAACaatgatatatataaattcGTGTGACTTTATGTTTGGTTTCACTAAAAATATGTCGCGccaattaatataattattttcatttataaacttataatttcaattcctaatttttttttatttttaaaaataaattaagtgcttattataacaaaacaaaatattcaatCAACAGTAAACACGGAGAAATCCGTGTGGACACCATTTGCAAATAATTCACGTCTCTAATTTATTGGAAATAGCGGCCACTTGGCACGCGCCACGTGTTACACGATTTCACACAGTTTCTTCACGTGCTGCAGCTGCACGTAAGTTTTGCTCGaagtaaaatgtttttattttttatttttttttacttaaatgggaaaaaaaatgaagaaagtaatTGAGGAGGCGGGTCTAGCCGATAGTCTACGGGCAATAGCCGGTTGTCCATATCCGATTAGTGATTGGAGAGGCCAAGCCGCCCAATGTTGAAGCCCAGTCCAACTTACTCGAGGAACCGGCTATAGCCCGTCCCGTTCACGAGAATATTCCTACTGCTTTCCTCCAGGTCATCGGTTTTCgcttactataaatacccaaTGCGCTTAACTTAATCGTCTCATCACAGAACGTTTCTACTCTCTTTCAATTCTCTACCACGACTATCGCCGCCGTAAAGCTGGGTCCAACAGCCGCTGGCCGGGGACGGGAAATTTCAGAGGGTAGCTCCTCCGAAGCTCTCGATTTCCGCTTCCGGAAACTGAGGTAACAAGAAGAGtacctcattttcttttcgagtCGAAGATGCCGAACCCTAAGTCGTACCGGAAGGGGAAACTTACAGAGAAGTCGTCGTCGTTCCACGGCGAGAAACCGTCGAAGACTGCGGCGACGCTCCGGCGGCCGAAGACGGATCCGGAGTTATTGTCGTTCAAGAATCTAGGTTTATCGGCGCCGTCGCTGGATGGACGGCCGAAGATGACGAAGTTACTTTTCAACGTGACGATTCAGGGCAGTCTAGGTCCAGTACAAGTGTTGATGTCGCCGGATATGACCGTCGCCGATCTTGTGGCCGCGACCGTACGTCAATACTTGAAGGAAGCCCGCCGACCAATTCTGCCGACTGCAGATCCCTCCGCCTTCGACCTCCATTATTCACAATTCAGCTTAGAAAGTAAGGAATCGATCATAAACCTCGCAACCgcgtttgattttgattgatttttgttcTATTATGAATTTCGCGGCGATTCTAACGAGGTAATGATCTGAATCTCAGGTTTGAATGAGGATGAGAAGCTAATCGCCTTGGGATCTAGAAACTTCTTTCTGTGCCCTAGAAAATCGGAGGATAACGACGATTTATTAGCTTCTTCATCGTCGTCGTCCTGCTCGACACAGGCCAAAGAAAACGCGAAGAGTTCCAGCGGTTTCAGTTGGTTCAAATTCATCGAATTCCGGATTTAGATACCGCCATAAATCGAATCGATTTCCTTCATACCTTCAATCCGCCTCTGTGAAAAATCGTCTTCAAATTCTCTTCGCCATATAAATAATCCTAGAAGTATCTCCACACTTCGTAAAAGTTCTTAAGCAATCTGCAATTCCTTGGTGCGATTAATATCAGAATTCGATCAAGCAACAGAGAGGGAATATTTCTACAATTCTGTTCTTCGCTTGCTTGCTCAGGATCGACACGGAAATTTTTCAGTATTCAATATGTACAGAATATAGATTTCAGAGATCCGCTAGCTTAATTTAGAGCTGGAAACTAAAATTTTCCAGTGAAAATTGTGCTGAATTCAATTGTGTGGCCTGAGATGTTCGTCCTTTTCACAAATCATTCTCAGATTCTGAAACTTCCAGATCACGGAACAGAGCAGCAGCAGGAAAAATCCCGAAATTCCGTGTGAGTTTTGGATGCTTCGTGAAACAAATTGGTGATGAAAGGGCAAAACATGTTCTACTTGAAATAGCTGAGAGAGACGTTTCCCTGCAAGTTCAATGTTCATACGCACTCTTCAGATATTGCCCCATCATTTactatattatttcatttttatcctATAAACCCATTTATGCATTTAAttctttcttaaataaatacatattacAGTCGATtttgattatattatttttaattactgaATTATAAAgtatttacatttaatttatctAGTTTATTATAACCATTCGttgatttctttcaaataaactaCAATTatataactaataaaaaaaatgataataattaattgatctATTTCTATTTAGTAAATAATGTTTATATTTGAAGTTACAAATATCCTTCcctatttaataaaaaaaaaatatatataatataatgaatatCTATTTGTATGGCtcccaaaattttgaaaagaaatattaatttttttattgaaaaaagtatcatttatgttatttaatgTAACCATTCAAATTGAATGTTATTTTCAATCTTATCATAAACAGCACTTCCACGTGCATCATTCTTTGTGagctattttgtttttaattaattaattaattaattaatttcattttaatttccatccactcttaaaaatgaataattgcAGCCACGactttaaaaacataaatattaaataactttttgaATATACGTTGGTCCAAAGTAATGTCctaattgaattttgatagtttttatattgcaattaaatgaataattagccaataattctaaataatgGATCAcattactttaaaataaattttaaaatctaattttagaTCTAGCACGATGATatggtataatattatatttattgatgcttaatataaaacttaaacattttttaccttttgttttccatataaataaaactattaaagaaACGTCGTTTATTACATGTTAGGAGGTAAGTATAGGATAAAagtaaattgttttattttattttagaattttaattgacgtcatgtaattttttttatacgtTGTTTGTTCGATactatacaaaaaaaaatttcaacatcaaatttatcgattattaaaaatatcaaatttaatgGTTGTAAAGGAACAATAATTGAGTTAACCATTTGATCAATAAATCCATACCtaacattgaaaaaaataattggattgaatttgaaatgaaataagatatttataaataaaatgaaatatataccttacaatttattattttttgaaaatatctttattatatttgagcaagaataaaactttttttttttttttttttttttcaaaattattcaacGATTAAATAATGTATTCGTCACAATTACGatattattcaaattgatattaaattatatattatttaattaaagaattaaGTTAAACCGTCTATACTTAAGTGGGCCCAGATAAACAGACAATCAACTGGGCTTAACTGTCCGGCCC carries:
- the LOC111794380 gene encoding uncharacterized protein At4g22758-like, producing MPNPKSYRKGKLTEKSSSFHGEKPSKTAATLRRPKTDPELLSFKNLGLSAPSLDGRPKMTKLLFNVTIQGSLGPVQVLMSPDMTVADLVAATVRQYLKEARRPILPTADPSAFDLHYSQFSLESLNEDEKLIALGSRNFFLCPRKSEDNDDLLASSSSSSCSTQAKENAKSSSGFSWFKFIEFRI